The Streptomyces sp. NBC_01275 genome has a segment encoding these proteins:
- a CDS encoding DUF4389 domain-containing protein, producing MSPVGLSPVRFEASLDPRLSRWLWLVKWLLAIPHYIVLFFLWIAFSLVTVVAFFAVLFTERYPRALFDFNVGVMRWNWRVGYYAHAALGTDRYPPFTLADVPDYPAHFDVAYPERLSRGLVLVKWWLLAIPQYIVVEMLVGGWGWGWGKMGGWHGGGLISFLSLVAVIILAFTGRYPVPLYDFLLGLARWVARVAAYAALMTDVYPPFRLDMGGQDVSPLTKASPGAGGSGPR from the coding sequence GTGAGTCCGGTCGGTCTGTCGCCAGTCCGTTTCGAGGCGTCGCTCGATCCTCGGTTGTCCCGGTGGTTGTGGCTGGTGAAGTGGCTTCTCGCGATTCCGCATTACATCGTGCTGTTCTTTCTGTGGATCGCGTTCTCCCTCGTGACCGTCGTCGCGTTCTTCGCCGTTCTGTTCACCGAGCGATACCCGCGGGCCCTCTTCGACTTCAACGTCGGTGTGATGCGCTGGAACTGGCGGGTCGGCTATTACGCCCACGCCGCGCTCGGCACCGACCGGTATCCGCCGTTCACCCTCGCGGACGTGCCCGACTATCCGGCGCACTTCGACGTCGCGTATCCCGAGCGGCTGTCCCGCGGCCTGGTTCTGGTGAAGTGGTGGCTGCTGGCGATCCCGCAGTACATCGTCGTCGAGATGCTCGTCGGCGGCTGGGGGTGGGGGTGGGGAAAGATGGGCGGCTGGCATGGCGGCGGGCTGATTTCCTTCCTCTCCCTGGTCGCCGTGATCATCCTGGCCTTCACCGGCCGCTACCCGGTTCCCCTTTACGACTTCCTGCTCGGCCTGGCCCGTTGGGTCGCGCGGGTGGCCGCCTACGCGGCGCTGATGACCGATGTGTATCCGCCGTTCCGTCTAGACATGGGCGGGCAGGACGTCTCCCCGCTGACCAAGGCCTCCCCGGGCGCGGGCGGTTCCGGACCACGGTGA
- a CDS encoding DUF4839 domain-containing protein, giving the protein MSSPFRGRGAAWPTRSSTSTRLRDQGPNAAIGPAFKYEDVTILDLKLTGKKIPATVGAGDKFRFIAEVGEFNADRCLFFLDPVPTEVR; this is encoded by the coding sequence GTGAGCAGCCCATTCAGGGGGCGCGGAGCCGCATGGCCGACGAGATCAAGTACGAGTACAAGACTTCGCGACCAGGGACCGAACGCGGCGATCGGCCCCGCCTTCAAGTACGAGGACGTCACCATCCTTGACCTGAAACTGACCGGCAAAAAGATCCCCGCCACCGTCGGCGCAGGCGACAAGTTCCGTTTCATCGCCGAGGTGGGCGAGTTCAACGCGGACCGGTGCCTCTTCTTCCTCGACCCGGTCCCGACGGAAGTCCGGTAG
- a CDS encoding RNA polymerase sigma factor: MVVEPLHRYLLRRTSADMVDDILAEAMLVLWRRIDDVPGLGSAPGSLPDPDDVLPWCYGVARGCLANARRADGRRLRLVERLIRTQEQQPAGVADHSDLHAALAALGALDREVVRLWAWEGLAPRQIAEATGLTSNAVSIRLHRAKKKLAEQLGRKHDEPSGHRRDEGRSGQ, encoded by the coding sequence GTGGTGGTGGAACCGTTGCACCGGTATCTGCTGCGACGGACGAGCGCCGACATGGTCGACGACATCCTGGCGGAGGCGATGCTGGTGCTGTGGCGCCGTATCGACGACGTCCCCGGCCTGGGGTCGGCGCCAGGTTCCCTGCCCGACCCCGATGACGTGCTGCCGTGGTGCTACGGGGTGGCGCGGGGCTGCCTGGCGAATGCCCGCCGTGCCGACGGGCGCCGGCTCCGGCTGGTGGAGCGGTTGATCCGGACGCAGGAGCAGCAGCCGGCCGGGGTCGCCGACCACAGCGATCTGCACGCCGCGCTCGCCGCCCTCGGGGCGCTGGACCGTGAGGTGGTGCGGCTGTGGGCGTGGGAGGGGCTGGCGCCCCGGCAGATCGCGGAGGCGACCGGGCTGACGTCCAACGCCGTGAGCATCCGGCTGCACCGGGCGAAAAAGAAACTCGCCGAACAGTTGGGGCGAAAGCATGACGAACCGTCCGGACACAGGAGAGATGAAGGAAGGAGCGGTCAGTGA
- a CDS encoding DUF4291 domain-containing protein, which translates to MEEPQRGIRAAHSDSTITVYQAYSPKIGLPAVREGRFPAEWKRDRMTWIKPSFLWMMYRCGWAAKEGQETVLAVEISRDGFEWALSQACLSSYVRGVHPDRATWQRQLKRAPARVQWDPERDLRLQPLPYRSLQLGLSGEAVRRYADEWTVGIRDVTPLAHEIHALVSGGDLDSASRLLPQEPPYPAGDELLAHLLG; encoded by the coding sequence ATGGAAGAACCACAACGCGGGATCCGTGCGGCCCACTCGGACTCCACGATCACCGTCTACCAGGCGTACTCCCCGAAAATCGGCCTGCCCGCCGTCCGGGAGGGCCGTTTCCCCGCCGAGTGGAAGCGGGACCGGATGACGTGGATCAAGCCCAGCTTCCTGTGGATGATGTACCGGTGCGGCTGGGCCGCGAAGGAGGGGCAGGAGACCGTCCTCGCTGTCGAGATCAGCCGTGACGGTTTCGAATGGGCGCTAAGCCAGGCGTGTCTGTCGAGCTACGTCCGCGGGGTGCACCCCGACCGAGCCACCTGGCAGCGTCAGTTGAAGCGTGCGCCCGCTCGCGTGCAGTGGGACCCCGAGCGGGACCTGCGCCTTCAGCCCCTGCCGTACAGGTCCTTGCAACTGGGGCTCTCCGGTGAGGCCGTACGACGCTACGCGGACGAGTGGACGGTCGGCATCCGCGACGTGACCCCGCTCGCCCACGAGATCCACGCCCTCGTCAGCGGTGGTGACTTGGACTCCGCCAGCCGGCTGCTGCCCCAGGAACCCCCCTATCCCGCTGGAGACGAACTTCTTGCCCACCTCCTGGGATGA
- the msrA gene encoding peptide-methionine (S)-S-oxide reductase MsrA, with translation MAAQTQRAVLAGGCFWGMEELIRRLPGVTATRVGYTGGDVANATYRNHGTHAEAIEILFDPAKTDFRAILELFFQIHDPSTKNRQGNDIGLSYRSAIYYVDDEQKRIAEDTIADVDASGLWPGKVVTEVEPVGPFWEAEPEHQDYLQRYPDGYTCHFPRPGWRLPARAEG, from the coding sequence ATGGCAGCGCAGACGCAGAGGGCCGTGCTGGCTGGCGGATGCTTCTGGGGGATGGAGGAGCTGATCCGCCGACTCCCGGGCGTGACGGCGACCCGGGTCGGATACACCGGGGGCGACGTGGCGAACGCGACGTACCGCAACCACGGCACGCACGCGGAGGCCATCGAGATCCTTTTCGACCCCGCGAAGACCGACTTCCGCGCGATCCTGGAGCTCTTCTTCCAGATCCACGACCCGAGCACCAAGAACCGCCAGGGCAACGACATCGGCCTCAGCTACCGCTCGGCGATCTACTACGTGGACGACGAGCAGAAGCGGATCGCCGAGGACACGATCGCGGACGTGGACGCCTCCGGACTGTGGCCCGGCAAGGTCGTCACCGAGGTGGAGCCGGTCGGCCCCTTCTGGGAGGCCGAGCCCGAGCACCAGGACTACCTGCAGCGATACCCGGACGGCTACACCTGCCACTTCCCGCGCCCGGGATGGCGGCTGCCCGCCCGCGCGGAGGGCTGA
- the msrA gene encoding peptide-methionine (S)-S-oxide reductase MsrA, with product MLFGRTPVLPTPEQALKGRPEPIFAVPDRHTVLGTPLLGPYPEGYEIADFGLGCFWGAERKFWQLPVGVWTTLVGYQGGHTEHPAYEEVCSGLTGHTEVVRVVYDPALISYERLLKTFWESHNPTQGFRQGNDVGTQYRSAIYTHSPSQATTADSSRTAYQQVLTASGHGTITTEILPAEGRAFYPAEAYHQQYLDKNPAGYCGIGGTGVSCPIGVAKAEG from the coding sequence ATGCTGTTCGGCCGTACGCCCGTCCTGCCCACCCCCGAGCAGGCGCTGAAGGGCCGCCCGGAGCCGATCTTCGCCGTCCCCGACCGCCACACGGTCCTCGGCACCCCGCTGCTCGGCCCCTACCCCGAGGGCTACGAGATCGCCGACTTCGGCCTGGGCTGTTTCTGGGGCGCCGAACGCAAGTTCTGGCAGCTCCCGGTGGGCGTGTGGACGACCCTGGTCGGCTACCAGGGCGGCCACACCGAGCACCCCGCCTACGAGGAGGTCTGCTCGGGCCTGACCGGCCACACGGAGGTCGTCCGCGTGGTCTACGACCCCGCCCTGATCTCCTACGAGCGTCTCCTGAAGACCTTCTGGGAGTCCCACAACCCCACCCAGGGCTTCCGCCAGGGCAACGACGTCGGCACCCAGTACCGCTCCGCGATCTACACCCACTCCCCGTCCCAGGCCACCACCGCCGACTCCTCCCGCACCGCCTACCAACAGGTCCTCACCGCCTCGGGCCACGGCACGATCACCACGGAGATCCTCCCGGCGGAGGGCCGCGCCTTCTACCCGGCAGAGGCGTACCACCAGCAGTACCTCGACAAGAACCCGGCGGGCTACTGCGGAATCGGCGGAACGGGCGTGTCCTGCCCGATCGGCGTGGCGAAGGCCGAAGGCTGA
- a CDS encoding cystathionine gamma-synthase, with the protein MSDRHISQHFETLAIHAGNTADPLTGAVVPPIYQVSTYKQDGVGGLRGGYEYSRSANPTRTALEENLAALEGGRRGLAFASGLAAEDCLLRTLLSPGDHVVIPNDAYGGTFRLFAKVVARWGVEWSVADTSDPSAVRAAITPKTKAVWVETPSNPLLGITDIAAVAQVAHDAGARLVVDNTFATPYLQQPLSLGADAVVHSLTKYMGGHSDVVGGALVVGDQELGEELAYHQNAMGAVAGPFDSWLVLRGAKTLAVRMDRHSENAAKVADMLTRHARVTKVLYPGLPDHPGHEVAAKQMGAFGGMVSFQVAGGEEAAVEVCNRAKVFTLGESLGGVESLIEHPGRMTHASVAGSALEVPSDLVRLSVGIENVDDLLEDLQQALG; encoded by the coding sequence ATGAGCGACAGGCACATCAGTCAGCACTTCGAGACTCTGGCGATCCACGCGGGCAACACCGCCGACCCCCTCACGGGTGCGGTCGTCCCCCCGATCTACCAGGTCTCGACCTACAAGCAGGACGGCGTCGGCGGTCTGCGCGGCGGCTACGAGTACAGCCGCAGCGCCAACCCGACCAGGACCGCCCTGGAGGAGAACCTCGCCGCCCTCGAGGGCGGTCGGCGAGGCCTCGCGTTCGCGTCCGGACTGGCGGCCGAGGACTGCCTGCTGCGTACGCTGCTCAGCCCCGGCGACCACGTGGTCATCCCGAACGACGCGTACGGCGGCACGTTCCGTCTGTTCGCCAAGGTCGTCGCCCGCTGGGGCGTGGAGTGGTCGGTCGCCGACACCAGCGACCCCTCCGCCGTACGGGCCGCGATCACCCCGAAGACCAAGGCTGTGTGGGTGGAGACCCCCTCCAACCCGCTTCTCGGCATCACCGACATCGCCGCCGTCGCCCAGGTCGCCCATGACGCGGGCGCCCGGCTCGTCGTCGACAACACCTTCGCCACGCCGTATCTGCAGCAGCCGCTGTCACTCGGCGCGGACGCCGTGGTGCACTCCCTGACCAAGTACATGGGCGGTCACTCCGACGTCGTCGGCGGTGCGCTGGTCGTCGGCGACCAGGAACTGGGCGAGGAACTGGCGTACCACCAGAACGCGATGGGCGCGGTCGCCGGGCCCTTCGACTCCTGGCTGGTGCTGCGCGGCGCCAAGACGCTGGCGGTGCGCATGGACCGGCACAGCGAGAACGCCGCCAAGGTCGCCGACATGCTGACCCGGCACGCGCGCGTGACGAAGGTGCTGTACCCCGGCCTGCCGGACCACCCCGGTCACGAGGTCGCCGCCAAGCAGATGGGGGCCTTCGGCGGGATGGTGTCCTTCCAGGTGGCGGGCGGTGAGGAGGCGGCCGTGGAGGTCTGCAACCGCGCCAAGGTGTTCACGCTCGGCGAGTCCCTGGGCGGCGTCGAGTCGCTGATCGAGCACCCCGGTCGTATGACGCACGCGTCGGTCGCCGGCTCGGCCCTGGAGGTCCCCTCGGACCTCGTCCGCCTCTCCGTGGGCATCGAGAACGTCGACGACCTTCTGGAGGATCTCCAGCAGGCCCTCGGCTAG
- a CDS encoding sigma factor-like helix-turn-helix DNA-binding protein yields MRKRHAAQEARRAREFEAFVAGAGGRLLHTATLLTAEASDANPRARRLLTLALAHTYACWDRLHGEDPYDRAREYLATRFARGAWHRYGGLAPYLYLPLPLPLGRAHARVRPVGPLARLGHQERLILVLRLYEGVAEEQVAALLGLPTERVRTVCDRATATLLHPPRGPAPARVRPKAATS; encoded by the coding sequence GTGCGCAAGAGGCATGCGGCCCAGGAAGCCCGCCGGGCCCGGGAGTTCGAGGCGTTCGTCGCGGGAGCCGGCGGACGGCTGCTGCACACCGCCACCCTGCTCACGGCGGAGGCCTCGGACGCCAACCCGCGCGCGCGGCGCCTGCTGACGCTCGCCCTCGCGCACACGTACGCGTGCTGGGACCGGCTGCACGGCGAGGACCCGTACGACCGCGCCCGCGAGTATCTGGCCACCCGCTTCGCGCGCGGGGCCTGGCACCGGTACGGCGGTCTGGCCCCCTACCTGTACCTGCCGCTGCCCTTGCCCCTCGGCCGCGCCCACGCGCGCGTGCGCCCCGTCGGACCGCTGGCCCGGCTCGGCCATCAGGAGCGCCTCATCCTGGTCCTGAGGCTGTACGAAGGGGTCGCCGAGGAGCAGGTGGCGGCCCTGCTCGGGCTGCCGACGGAACGCGTCCGCACGGTCTGCGACCGGGCGACGGCGACCCTGCTGCACCCCCCGCGCGGACCGGCCCCCGCGCGGGTGCGCCCGAAGGCGGCGACGTCGTGA
- a CDS encoding MarR family winged helix-turn-helix transcriptional regulator, with the protein MSMDMTTVGDTGLLDTLQHEVAVFARRAEQTRLGGVGQVRNSMDRAAYLLLNRLDNEGPMGVKALAASMGIDSSTVTRQVAPLVDTGLVKRTSHPEDGRAVVLQLSPRGQSRLEEVRSSRRQLMAELTEDWEPAEREAFCTLLTRFNTALSSRMAQAVPGAESSPSVS; encoded by the coding sequence ATGTCGATGGACATGACGACAGTCGGTGACACCGGCCTTCTCGACACGCTGCAGCACGAGGTCGCGGTGTTCGCGCGTCGCGCCGAACAGACCCGGCTCGGCGGTGTGGGGCAGGTGCGCAACTCCATGGACCGCGCCGCGTACCTGCTCCTCAACCGCCTCGACAACGAAGGCCCGATGGGCGTCAAGGCGCTCGCCGCGAGCATGGGCATCGACTCCTCGACCGTCACCCGGCAGGTGGCCCCGCTCGTCGACACCGGGCTGGTCAAGCGCACCTCGCACCCCGAGGACGGGCGGGCCGTGGTGCTGCAGCTGTCCCCTCGCGGGCAGTCCCGGCTGGAGGAAGTGCGTTCCTCCCGACGTCAGTTGATGGCCGAGCTGACCGAGGACTGGGAGCCGGCGGAGCGCGAGGCGTTCTGCACGCTCCTCACGCGCTTCAACACCGCGCTGTCCTCCCGGATGGCCCAGGCCGTGCCGGGCGCGGAGTCGTCGCCGTCCGTTTCCTGA
- the ilvA gene encoding threonine ammonia-lyase, protein MSYSTADSLRPVTLDDVRGAQKMLSGVARATAMEGSRHLSQLVGAPVHLKCENLQRTGSFKLRGAYVRIAGLLPEERAAGVVAASAGNHAQGVALASSLLGVRSTVFMPQGAPLPKISATREYGAEVRLHGQVVDETLAAAQEYAAETGAVFIHPFDHPDVIAGQGTVGLEILEQCPEVRTIVVGIGGGGLAAGLAVAVKALRPDVRIVGVQAAGAAAYPPSLAAGRPVSLENPATMADGMKVGRPGEVPFGIIRDLVDEVRTVTEDELSAALLLCLERAKLVVEPAGASPVAALLSEPGAFEGPVVAVLSGGNVDPVLLQRVLRHGMSAQGRYLAVRLRLTDRPGALATLLGVLSAVDANVLDVSHVRTDPRLGLTEAEVELHLETKGPVHCAEVGQALRDAGYTVIV, encoded by the coding sequence ATGAGCTACAGCACGGCTGACTCCTTGCGACCCGTGACTCTCGACGACGTACGCGGCGCCCAGAAGATGCTCTCGGGCGTGGCGCGGGCGACCGCGATGGAGGGCAGCAGGCACCTGTCCCAGCTCGTCGGGGCGCCCGTGCACCTCAAGTGCGAGAACCTGCAGCGGACGGGATCGTTCAAGCTGCGCGGCGCGTACGTCCGCATCGCCGGGCTGCTGCCGGAGGAGCGGGCCGCCGGCGTCGTCGCGGCGAGCGCGGGCAACCACGCGCAGGGCGTGGCGCTGGCGTCGTCGCTGCTGGGCGTGCGCTCCACGGTGTTCATGCCCCAGGGCGCCCCGCTGCCGAAGATCAGCGCGACCCGCGAGTACGGCGCCGAGGTGCGCCTGCACGGTCAGGTGGTCGACGAGACGCTGGCCGCCGCCCAGGAGTACGCGGCCGAGACGGGCGCGGTGTTCATCCACCCCTTCGACCACCCCGACGTCATCGCCGGGCAGGGCACGGTCGGCCTGGAGATCCTGGAGCAGTGCCCGGAGGTGCGCACGATCGTCGTCGGGATCGGCGGCGGGGGCCTGGCCGCGGGCCTGGCGGTCGCGGTGAAGGCGCTGCGGCCGGACGTGCGGATCGTCGGTGTGCAGGCGGCGGGCGCGGCGGCGTACCCGCCCTCGCTGGCGGCCGGTCGCCCGGTGTCGCTCGAGAACCCGGCGACGATGGCCGACGGCATGAAGGTCGGCCGGCCCGGCGAGGTGCCGTTCGGGATCATCCGCGATCTGGTGGACGAGGTGCGCACGGTGACGGAGGACGAGTTGTCCGCCGCGCTGCTGTTGTGCCTGGAGCGGGCCAAGCTGGTCGTCGAGCCGGCCGGGGCGAGTCCGGTCGCGGCGCTGCTGAGCGAGCCCGGCGCGTTCGAGGGCCCGGTCGTCGCCGTGCTGTCCGGGGGCAACGTCGACCCGGTGCTGCTGCAGCGCGTGCTGCGGCACGGCATGTCCGCGCAGGGCCGCTACCTGGCCGTTCGGCTGCGGCTGACGGACCGCCCGGGCGCCCTCGCCACGCTGCTGGGAGTGCTGTCGGCGGTCGACGCCAACGTCCTCGACGTGAGCCATGTGCGGACCGACCCCCGGCTCGGGCTGACCGAGGCGGAGGTCGAGCTGCACCTGGAGACCAAGGGGCCGGTGCACTGCGCCGAGGTCGGCCAGGCCCTGCGCGACGCGGGGTACACGGTCATCGTCTGA
- a CDS encoding ATP-binding cassette domain-containing protein, which yields MPGAIYAEGLVKAFGDVKALDGVDLDVPEGTVLGLLGPNGAGKTTTVRCLTTLLRPDRGRAVVAGLDVLKHPNEVRRSIGLSGQFAAVDEYLTGRENLQMVGQLYQMRAAAAKVRAAELLDEFGLADAADRTAKTYSGGMRRRLDLAAALVVSPPVMFMDEPTTGLDPRNRQLLWDVIKRLVSGGTTLLLTTQYLEEADHLAHDIAVVDHGRVIARGTSDQLKARTGGERVEVVVHQREHIPTAVEVLAGFGKGDTSVEEHTRKLTVPVTGGAKLLAEVIRELDARGIEIDDIGLRRPTLDDVFLSLTGHAAEGKSAENDQENGPKSSQKDSPKDTPKGSRKDIRKGSRKNGKEAVG from the coding sequence ATGCCAGGCGCCATCTACGCCGAAGGCCTGGTGAAGGCCTTCGGCGACGTAAAGGCTCTGGACGGCGTCGATCTGGACGTCCCGGAAGGCACGGTCCTGGGCCTGCTCGGGCCCAACGGCGCGGGCAAGACCACCACGGTCCGCTGTCTCACCACCCTGCTGCGGCCCGACCGCGGTCGCGCGGTCGTCGCCGGCCTCGACGTGCTCAAGCATCCCAACGAAGTGCGGCGTTCGATAGGCCTGTCCGGCCAGTTCGCCGCGGTCGACGAGTATCTGACCGGCCGGGAGAACCTCCAGATGGTCGGACAGCTCTACCAGATGAGGGCTGCCGCGGCGAAGGTCCGGGCGGCGGAGCTGCTCGACGAGTTCGGCCTCGCCGATGCCGCCGACCGCACCGCGAAGACGTACTCCGGAGGCATGCGCCGTCGCCTCGACCTGGCCGCGGCGCTGGTCGTCTCGCCGCCTGTGATGTTCATGGACGAGCCGACCACCGGCCTCGACCCGCGCAACCGCCAACTCCTGTGGGACGTGATCAAACGGCTCGTCTCCGGCGGTACGACACTGCTGCTGACCACCCAGTATCTGGAAGAGGCCGACCACCTCGCGCACGACATCGCGGTCGTCGACCACGGCCGCGTCATCGCCCGCGGCACCTCCGACCAGCTCAAGGCCCGCACGGGCGGTGAGCGCGTCGAGGTCGTCGTCCACCAGCGCGAGCACATCCCCACGGCCGTCGAAGTGCTCGCCGGCTTCGGCAAGGGCGACACCTCCGTCGAGGAGCACACCCGCAAACTCACCGTGCCCGTCACCGGCGGCGCGAAGCTCCTCGCCGAGGTCATCCGTGAACTGGACGCCCGCGGCATAGAGATAGACGACATCGGTCTGCGCCGCCCCACCCTCGACGACGTCTTCCTCTCCCTGACGGGACACGCGGCCGAGGGCAAGAGCGCGGAGAACGACCAGGAGAACGGCCCGAAGAGCAGTCAGAAGGACAGCCCGAAGGACACTCCGAAGGGCAGTCGGAAGGACATCCGGAAGGGCAGTCGGAAGAACGGCAAGGAGGCCGTCGGATGA
- a CDS encoding ABC transporter permease: MSAATDAVRSAAPAPAHPLGQSVRDSLVVAKRNLIRMSRIPEMVIFGLIQPIMFVVLFTYVFGGSMQIGGSTSATDYKNFLMAGIFAQTVTFATAGAGAGIADDMHKGLIDRFRSLPMARGAVLTGRTLADLVQTALTLLVLAVVALLVGWRVGSNGDTNAARVLAAFGLLLLLGYAFTWIGALIGLTVRTPEAATSGGLIWLFPVTFISNAFVDTANMTPWLRHVAEWNPFSATVQACRVLFANPGQSQSDAWPMQHPVWASLIYSVLIVLVFRTLAVRKYRSATA; encoded by the coding sequence ATGAGCGCCGCCACCGACGCTGTACGCAGCGCCGCCCCCGCCCCCGCCCACCCCCTCGGGCAGTCCGTCCGCGACTCGCTGGTCGTTGCAAAACGCAACCTGATCAGAATGTCCAGGATTCCCGAAATGGTGATCTTCGGGCTGATACAGCCCATCATGTTCGTGGTGCTGTTCACCTATGTCTTCGGCGGTTCGATGCAGATCGGCGGCAGCACCAGCGCCACCGACTACAAGAACTTCCTCATGGCGGGGATCTTCGCCCAGACCGTCACCTTCGCCACCGCCGGCGCGGGCGCGGGCATCGCCGACGACATGCACAAGGGCCTCATCGACCGCTTCCGCTCCCTGCCCATGGCGCGCGGCGCGGTGCTGACCGGCCGGACCCTCGCCGACCTCGTGCAGACCGCCCTCACCCTGCTGGTCCTGGCCGTCGTCGCCCTCCTGGTCGGCTGGCGCGTCGGCTCCAACGGCGACACCAACGCGGCCCGGGTCCTGGCCGCCTTCGGTCTGCTGCTCCTGCTCGGGTACGCGTTCACGTGGATCGGCGCCCTGATCGGCCTGACCGTCCGCACCCCCGAGGCGGCCACCTCCGGCGGACTGATCTGGCTCTTCCCGGTGACCTTCATATCCAACGCGTTCGTCGACACCGCGAACATGACGCCCTGGCTGCGTCATGTCGCCGAGTGGAACCCCTTCAGCGCGACCGTCCAGGCGTGCCGTGTGCTGTTCGCCAACCCCGGACAGTCGCAGTCCGACGCCTGGCCCATGCAGCACCCGGTGTGGGCCTCGCTGATCTACTCGGTGCTGATCGTCCTGGTCTTCCGGACGCTGGCGGTGCGCAAGTACCGCTCGGCCACCGCATGA
- the greA gene encoding transcription elongation factor GreA, whose amino-acid sequence MTQTSESVTWLTQEAYNKLKVELEYLTGPARTEIAAKIAAAREEGDLRENGGYHAAKEEQGKQELRVRQLTQLLENAKVGEAPASADGAVAPGMVVTIAFDGDEDDTMTFLLASREYASTDVETYSPQSPLGTGVIGHKVGEDAEYELPNGKKASVRILKAEPYRD is encoded by the coding sequence GTGACCCAGACCAGCGAGTCCGTCACCTGGCTGACCCAGGAGGCGTACAACAAGCTCAAGGTCGAGCTTGAGTACCTTACTGGTCCTGCGCGCACGGAGATCGCCGCCAAGATCGCGGCCGCGCGCGAGGAGGGCGACCTGCGTGAGAACGGCGGTTACCACGCGGCCAAGGAGGAGCAGGGCAAGCAAGAGCTCCGCGTGCGCCAGCTGACCCAGCTTCTCGAGAACGCCAAGGTCGGCGAGGCCCCGGCCTCCGCGGACGGTGCGGTGGCGCCCGGCATGGTCGTGACGATCGCCTTCGACGGCGACGAGGACGACACGATGACCTTCCTGCTCGCCTCGCGCGAATACGCGAGCACCGACGTCGAGACCTACTCGCCGCAGTCCCCGCTGGGCACCGGCGTGATCGGCCACAAGGTCGGCGAGGACGCGGAGTACGAGCTGCCCAACGGCAAGAAGGCCTCCGTGCGCATCCTCAAGGCCGAGCCCTACCGCGACTGA
- a CDS encoding DUF4307 domain-containing protein, whose protein sequence is MSTASTRLPEGRYGRSSDARADHKLKIAAAVLSTLLLALVGYFAYHYVGQNKISAEVIAFEATSDDAVQVHLEVRKDAGASGYCTIRSQAANGAEVGRADFRFSGPDTRIDKVVTLRTTAKGTTGELLGCHAD, encoded by the coding sequence ATGAGTACGGCGAGCACGCGACTGCCCGAGGGCCGCTACGGCCGTTCCTCGGACGCGCGCGCCGACCACAAGCTCAAGATCGCCGCTGCCGTGCTGAGCACGCTGCTGCTCGCCCTGGTGGGCTACTTCGCCTACCACTACGTCGGCCAGAACAAGATCAGCGCCGAGGTGATCGCCTTCGAGGCCACCTCCGACGACGCGGTGCAGGTGCATCTGGAGGTCCGCAAGGACGCGGGCGCGAGCGGCTACTGCACGATCCGCTCGCAGGCCGCCAACGGCGCCGAGGTCGGCCGGGCCGACTTCCGCTTCTCCGGTCCGGACACGCGGATCGACAAGGTCGTCACGCTCCGTACGACGGCCAAGGGCACGACCGGCGAGCTGCTCGGCTGCCACGCCGACTGA